One segment of Vulpes lagopus strain Blue_001 chromosome 8, ASM1834538v1, whole genome shotgun sequence DNA contains the following:
- the ATP13A2 gene encoding polyamine-transporting ATPase 13A2 isoform X1 encodes MSADSSPLVGSTPAGYGTLTIETSVDPLSSSVSSVRLSGYCGSPWRVIGYHIVVWMMAGIPLLLFRWKPVWGVRLRLRPCNLARAETLVIEIRDKEDNSWQLYTVQVQTEAIGEGSLELPARGQAEDGRSQAAVGAVPEGAWKDTAQFCKNEEARTLRYYLFRGQRYIWIESQQAFCQASLLDNGRTCEDVHRSCSGLSLQDQAVRKTIYGPNVISVPVKSYPQLLVDEALNPYYGFQAFSIGLWLADRYYSYALCIFLISTASICLSLYKTRKQSQTLRDMVQLSARVCVCRPGGEEEWVDSSELVPGDCLVLPREGGLVPCDAALVAGECVVNESSLTGESVPVLKTALPEGPVSYCPETHRRHTLFCGTLVLQARAFVGPHVLAVVTQTGFCTAKGGLVSSILHPRPIDFKFYKHSMKFVAALSVLALLGTVYSIFILHRNRVPLNEIVIRALDLVTVVVPPALPAAMTVCTLYAQSRLRSQGIFCIHPLRINLGGKLQLVCFDKTGTLTEDGLDVMGVVPLKGQAFLPLVPEPRRLPAGPLLRALATCHALSRLQDTPVGDPMDLKMVESTGWVLEEGPAADSAFGTQVLAVMRPPLQEAQLQGREEPPVPVSILNRFPFSSALQRMNVVVAWPGAAQPEAYVKGSPELVAGLCNPETVPADFAQMLQSYTAAGYRVVALASKPLPIVPSLEAAQQLSRDAVERELSLLGLLVMRNLLKPQTTPVIQALRRTRIRTVMVTGDNLQTAVTVAQGCGMVGPRERLVIIHATPPERGQPASLELLPLESPAAVNGAKDPDQAASYTMEPDPRSSHLALSGSTFGVLLKHFPKLLPKILVQGTVFARMAPEQKTELVCELQKLQYCVGMCGDGANDCGALKAADVGISLSQAEASVVSPFTSSMASIECVPMVIREGRCSLDTSFSVFKYMALYSLTQFISVLILYTINTNLGDVQFLAIDLVITTTVAVLMSRTGPALALGRARPPGALLSVPVLSSLLLHVVLVAGVQLGGYFLTVAQPWFVPLNKTVPAPDNLPNYENTVVFSLSGFQYLILAAAVSKGAPFRRPLYTNVPFLLALALLGSILAGLLLVPGLLQGPLALRNIADTCFKLLLLGLVAFNFVAAFVLESVLDQCLPACLRRLRPKKASKKRFKQLERELAEQPWPPPTGPVR; translated from the exons ATGAGCGCAG ACAGCAGCCCTCTCGTGGGCAGCACGCCCGCCGGCTATGGGACCCTGACGATAGAGACATCTGTAGATCCCCTCAGCTCCTCAGTTTCATCCGTG AGGCTCAGCGGCTACTGTGGCAGTCCATGGAGGGTCATCGGCTATCACATCGTGGTCTGGATGATGGCAGGGATCCCTTTGCTGCTCTTCCGCTGGAAGCCGGTGTGGGGGGTGCGGCTGCGGCTCCGGCCCTGCAACCTGGCCCGCGCAGAAACACTCGTCATCgaaataagagacaaagag GATAATTCCTGGCAGCTCTACACTGTGCAGGTGCAGACCGAGGCCATCGGTGAGGGCAG CCTGGAGCTGCCGGCCCGGGGCCAGGCGGAGGATGGCCGGAGCCAGGCAGCCGTGGGGGCCGTCCCAGAGGGTGCGTGGAAGGACACTGCCCAGTTCTGCAAGAACGAAGAGGCC CGGACGCTGCGATACTACCTCTTCCGGGGCCAGCGCTACATCTGGATCGAGAGCCAGCAGGCCTTCTGCCAAGCCAG cctgctgGACAACGGCCGCACCTGCGAGGACGTCCACCGCTCCTGCTCCGGCCTCAGCCTCCAGGACCAAGCCGTGAG GAAGACCATCTACGGCCCCAATGTCATCAGCGTGCCGGTCAAGTCCTATCCCCAGCTGCTGGTGGACGAG gcACTGAACCCCTACTATGGGTTCCAGGCCTTCAGCATCGGGCTGTGGCTGGCCGACCGCTACTACTCGTACGCCCTGTGCATCTTCCTCATCTCTACTGCCTCCATCTGCCTGTCACTCTACAAGACCAGAAAG CAAAGCCAGACTCTGAGGGACATGGTGCAGCTGTCCGCGAGGGTGTGCGTGTGCCGGCCCGGGGGAG AGGAGGAATGGGTGGACTCCAGCGAGCTGGTGCCCGGAGACTGCCTGGTGCTGCCCCGGGAAGGCGGGCTGGTGCCCTGCGACGCGGCCCTGGTGGCTGGCGAGTGCGTGGTCAACGAGAGCTCCCTGACAG GGGAGAGCGTTCCGGTTCTAAAGACGGCCCTGCCGGAGGGGCCCGTGTCCTACTGCCCAGAGACCCACCGGCGCCACACACTCTTCTGTGGGACCCTCGTCCTGCAGGCCCGGGCGTTCGTCGGACCCCATGTCCTGGCAGTGGTGACTCAGACAG ggttctgcacagcaaaagggGGCCTGGTGAGCTCCATCTTGCATCCCCGGCCCATCGACTTCAAGTTCTACAAACACAGCATGAAGTTTGTGGCTGCTCTCTCTGTCCTGG CTCTCCTCGGCACCGTCTACAGCATCTTTATCCTCCACCGCAACCGG GTGCCTCTGAATGAGATCGTGATCCGGGCTCTGGACCTGGTGACGGTGGTGGTGCCACCCGCGCTGCCCGCTGCCATGACCGTGTGCACACTCTACGCCCAGAGCCGGCTGCGGAGCCAGGGCATCTTCTGCATCCACCCGCTGCGCATCAATCTGGGGGGCAAGCTCCAGCTCGTGTGTTTTGACAAg ACGGGCACCCTCACGGAGGACGGCTTGGATGTGATGGGTGTGGTGCCCCTAAAAGGGCAGGCGTTCCTGCCTCTGGTCCCAGAGCCCCGCCGCCTGCCCGCGGGGCCCCTGCTCCGAGCGCTGGCCACCTGCCATGCCCTCAGCCGGCTCCAGGACACCCCCGTGGGCGACCCCATGGACCTCAAGATGGTGGAATCTACTGGCTGG gtCCTGGAGGAGGGGCCGGCTGCAGACTCCGCGTTCGGGACCCAGGTCTTGGCGGTGATGAGACCCCCGCTTCAGGAGGCCCAGCTGCAGGGCAGG GAGGAGCCCCCGGTACCCGTGAGCATCCTCAACCGCTTCCCCTTCTCGTCAGCCCTGCAGCGCATGAACGTGGTGGTGGCGTGGCCAGGAGCTGCTCAGCCGGAGGCCTACGTCAAGGGCTCCCCGGAGCTGGTGGCAGGCCTCTGCAACCCGGAGACAG TGCCCGCAGACTTCGCCCAGATGCTACAGAGCTACACGGCCGCCGGCTACCGCGTCGTGGCCCTTGCCAGCAAGCCACTGCCCATCGTGCCCAGCCTGGAGGCCGCTCAGCAGCTGAGCAG GGACGCCGTGGAGCGGGAGCTGAGTCTCCTGGGGCTGCTGGTCATGAGGAACCTACTGAAGCCCCAGACCACACCGGTCATCCAGGCTCTGCGGAGGACCCGCATCCGCACCGTCATGGTGACAG GGGACAACCTGCAGACAGCAGTCACCGTGGCCCAGGGCTGCGGCATGGTGGGCCCCCGGGAGCGTCTGGTCATCATCCACGCCACCCCGCCTGAGCGGGGCCAGCCTGCCTCCCTCGAGCTCCTGCCGTTGGAATCCCCCGCAGCTGTGAACGGGGCTAAG gatcccGACCAGGCCGCAAGCTACACCATGGAGCCAGACCCCCGATCCAGCCACCTGGCCCTCAGCGGGTCCACCTTTGGTGTCCTTTTGAAGCACTTCCCCAAGCTGCTGCCCAAG ATCCTGGTCCAGGGCACTGTCTTTGCCCGCATGGCTCCCGAGCAGAAGACAGAGCTGGTTTGTGAGCTCCAGAAGCTCCA GTACTGCGTGGGCATGTGCGGGGACGGCGCCAATGACTGCGGGGCCCTGAAGGCAGCCGACGTGGGCATCTCGCTCTCCCAGGCTGAGGCCTCGGTGGTCTCGCCCTTCACCTCCAGCATGGCCAGCATCGAGTGTGTGCCCATGGTCATCAG GGAAGGCCGGTGTTCCCTCGACACCTCGTTCAGCGTCTTCAAGTACATGGCTCTGTACAGCCTGACCCAGTTCATCTCCGTCCTGATCCTCTACACG ATCAACACCAACCTGGGTGACGTGCAGTTCCTGGCCATCGACCTGGTCATCACCACCACGGTGGCGGTGCTCATGAGCCGCACGGGGCCGGCGCTGGCGCTGGGGCGGGCACGACCCCCGGGGGCCCTGCTCAGCGTCCCTGTGCTGAGCAGCCTCCTGCTGCACGTGGTGCTGGTGGCCGGCGTGCAGCTGGGAGGCTACTTCCTGACCGTGGCCCAACCCTG GTTCGTGCCTCTGAACAAGACCGTGCCCGCGCCCGACAACCTGCCCAACTATGAGAACACCGTGGTCTTCTCCCTGTCTGGCTTCCAGTACCTCATCCTGGCCGCAGCCGTGTCCAAGGGGGCGCCCTTCCGCCGGCCTCTCTACACCAACG TGCCCTTCCTGCTGGCCCTGGCGCTCCTGGGCTCCATCCTGGCGGGCCTCCTCTTGGTCCCTGGCCTCCTGCAGGGCCCACTGGCGCTGAGGAACATCGCCGACACCTGCttcaagctgctgctgctgggcctggTGGCCTTTAACTTTGTGGCGGCCTTCGTGCTGGAG AGCGTGCTGGACCAGTGCCTCCCGGCCTGCCTGCGGCGGCTCCGGCCCAAAAAGGCCTCAAAGAAGCGCTTCAAGCAGCTGGAGCGGGAGTTGGCCGAGCAGCCCTGGCCGCCGCCCACCGGGCCCGTGAGGTAG
- the ATP13A2 gene encoding polyamine-transporting ATPase 13A2 isoform X2: protein MSADSSPLVGSTPAGYGTLTIETSVDPLSSSVSSVRLSGYCGSPWRVIGYHIVVWMMAGIPLLLFRWKPVWGVRLRLRPCNLARAETLVIEIRDKEDNSWQLYTVQVQTEAIGEGSLELPARGQAEDGRSQAAVGAVPEGAWKDTAQFCKNEEARTLRYYLFRGQRYIWIESQQAFCQASLLDNGRTCEDVHRSCSGLSLQDQAVRKTIYGPNVISVPVKSYPQLLVDEAFSIGLWLADRYYSYALCIFLISTASICLSLYKTRKQSQTLRDMVQLSARVCVCRPGGEEEWVDSSELVPGDCLVLPREGGLVPCDAALVAGECVVNESSLTGESVPVLKTALPEGPVSYCPETHRRHTLFCGTLVLQARAFVGPHVLAVVTQTGFCTAKGGLVSSILHPRPIDFKFYKHSMKFVAALSVLALLGTVYSIFILHRNRVPLNEIVIRALDLVTVVVPPALPAAMTVCTLYAQSRLRSQGIFCIHPLRINLGGKLQLVCFDKTGTLTEDGLDVMGVVPLKGQAFLPLVPEPRRLPAGPLLRALATCHALSRLQDTPVGDPMDLKMVESTGWVLEEGPAADSAFGTQVLAVMRPPLQEAQLQGREEPPVPVSILNRFPFSSALQRMNVVVAWPGAAQPEAYVKGSPELVAGLCNPETVPADFAQMLQSYTAAGYRVVALASKPLPIVPSLEAAQQLSRDAVERELSLLGLLVMRNLLKPQTTPVIQALRRTRIRTVMVTGDNLQTAVTVAQGCGMVGPRERLVIIHATPPERGQPASLELLPLESPAAVNGAKDPDQAASYTMEPDPRSSHLALSGSTFGVLLKHFPKLLPKILVQGTVFARMAPEQKTELVCELQKLQYCVGMCGDGANDCGALKAADVGISLSQAEASVVSPFTSSMASIECVPMVIREGRCSLDTSFSVFKYMALYSLTQFISVLILYTINTNLGDVQFLAIDLVITTTVAVLMSRTGPALALGRARPPGALLSVPVLSSLLLHVVLVAGVQLGGYFLTVAQPWFVPLNKTVPAPDNLPNYENTVVFSLSGFQYLILAAAVSKGAPFRRPLYTNVPFLLALALLGSILAGLLLVPGLLQGPLALRNIADTCFKLLLLGLVAFNFVAAFVLESVLDQCLPACLRRLRPKKASKKRFKQLERELAEQPWPPPTGPVR, encoded by the exons ATGAGCGCAG ACAGCAGCCCTCTCGTGGGCAGCACGCCCGCCGGCTATGGGACCCTGACGATAGAGACATCTGTAGATCCCCTCAGCTCCTCAGTTTCATCCGTG AGGCTCAGCGGCTACTGTGGCAGTCCATGGAGGGTCATCGGCTATCACATCGTGGTCTGGATGATGGCAGGGATCCCTTTGCTGCTCTTCCGCTGGAAGCCGGTGTGGGGGGTGCGGCTGCGGCTCCGGCCCTGCAACCTGGCCCGCGCAGAAACACTCGTCATCgaaataagagacaaagag GATAATTCCTGGCAGCTCTACACTGTGCAGGTGCAGACCGAGGCCATCGGTGAGGGCAG CCTGGAGCTGCCGGCCCGGGGCCAGGCGGAGGATGGCCGGAGCCAGGCAGCCGTGGGGGCCGTCCCAGAGGGTGCGTGGAAGGACACTGCCCAGTTCTGCAAGAACGAAGAGGCC CGGACGCTGCGATACTACCTCTTCCGGGGCCAGCGCTACATCTGGATCGAGAGCCAGCAGGCCTTCTGCCAAGCCAG cctgctgGACAACGGCCGCACCTGCGAGGACGTCCACCGCTCCTGCTCCGGCCTCAGCCTCCAGGACCAAGCCGTGAG GAAGACCATCTACGGCCCCAATGTCATCAGCGTGCCGGTCAAGTCCTATCCCCAGCTGCTGGTGGACGAG GCCTTCAGCATCGGGCTGTGGCTGGCCGACCGCTACTACTCGTACGCCCTGTGCATCTTCCTCATCTCTACTGCCTCCATCTGCCTGTCACTCTACAAGACCAGAAAG CAAAGCCAGACTCTGAGGGACATGGTGCAGCTGTCCGCGAGGGTGTGCGTGTGCCGGCCCGGGGGAG AGGAGGAATGGGTGGACTCCAGCGAGCTGGTGCCCGGAGACTGCCTGGTGCTGCCCCGGGAAGGCGGGCTGGTGCCCTGCGACGCGGCCCTGGTGGCTGGCGAGTGCGTGGTCAACGAGAGCTCCCTGACAG GGGAGAGCGTTCCGGTTCTAAAGACGGCCCTGCCGGAGGGGCCCGTGTCCTACTGCCCAGAGACCCACCGGCGCCACACACTCTTCTGTGGGACCCTCGTCCTGCAGGCCCGGGCGTTCGTCGGACCCCATGTCCTGGCAGTGGTGACTCAGACAG ggttctgcacagcaaaagggGGCCTGGTGAGCTCCATCTTGCATCCCCGGCCCATCGACTTCAAGTTCTACAAACACAGCATGAAGTTTGTGGCTGCTCTCTCTGTCCTGG CTCTCCTCGGCACCGTCTACAGCATCTTTATCCTCCACCGCAACCGG GTGCCTCTGAATGAGATCGTGATCCGGGCTCTGGACCTGGTGACGGTGGTGGTGCCACCCGCGCTGCCCGCTGCCATGACCGTGTGCACACTCTACGCCCAGAGCCGGCTGCGGAGCCAGGGCATCTTCTGCATCCACCCGCTGCGCATCAATCTGGGGGGCAAGCTCCAGCTCGTGTGTTTTGACAAg ACGGGCACCCTCACGGAGGACGGCTTGGATGTGATGGGTGTGGTGCCCCTAAAAGGGCAGGCGTTCCTGCCTCTGGTCCCAGAGCCCCGCCGCCTGCCCGCGGGGCCCCTGCTCCGAGCGCTGGCCACCTGCCATGCCCTCAGCCGGCTCCAGGACACCCCCGTGGGCGACCCCATGGACCTCAAGATGGTGGAATCTACTGGCTGG gtCCTGGAGGAGGGGCCGGCTGCAGACTCCGCGTTCGGGACCCAGGTCTTGGCGGTGATGAGACCCCCGCTTCAGGAGGCCCAGCTGCAGGGCAGG GAGGAGCCCCCGGTACCCGTGAGCATCCTCAACCGCTTCCCCTTCTCGTCAGCCCTGCAGCGCATGAACGTGGTGGTGGCGTGGCCAGGAGCTGCTCAGCCGGAGGCCTACGTCAAGGGCTCCCCGGAGCTGGTGGCAGGCCTCTGCAACCCGGAGACAG TGCCCGCAGACTTCGCCCAGATGCTACAGAGCTACACGGCCGCCGGCTACCGCGTCGTGGCCCTTGCCAGCAAGCCACTGCCCATCGTGCCCAGCCTGGAGGCCGCTCAGCAGCTGAGCAG GGACGCCGTGGAGCGGGAGCTGAGTCTCCTGGGGCTGCTGGTCATGAGGAACCTACTGAAGCCCCAGACCACACCGGTCATCCAGGCTCTGCGGAGGACCCGCATCCGCACCGTCATGGTGACAG GGGACAACCTGCAGACAGCAGTCACCGTGGCCCAGGGCTGCGGCATGGTGGGCCCCCGGGAGCGTCTGGTCATCATCCACGCCACCCCGCCTGAGCGGGGCCAGCCTGCCTCCCTCGAGCTCCTGCCGTTGGAATCCCCCGCAGCTGTGAACGGGGCTAAG gatcccGACCAGGCCGCAAGCTACACCATGGAGCCAGACCCCCGATCCAGCCACCTGGCCCTCAGCGGGTCCACCTTTGGTGTCCTTTTGAAGCACTTCCCCAAGCTGCTGCCCAAG ATCCTGGTCCAGGGCACTGTCTTTGCCCGCATGGCTCCCGAGCAGAAGACAGAGCTGGTTTGTGAGCTCCAGAAGCTCCA GTACTGCGTGGGCATGTGCGGGGACGGCGCCAATGACTGCGGGGCCCTGAAGGCAGCCGACGTGGGCATCTCGCTCTCCCAGGCTGAGGCCTCGGTGGTCTCGCCCTTCACCTCCAGCATGGCCAGCATCGAGTGTGTGCCCATGGTCATCAG GGAAGGCCGGTGTTCCCTCGACACCTCGTTCAGCGTCTTCAAGTACATGGCTCTGTACAGCCTGACCCAGTTCATCTCCGTCCTGATCCTCTACACG ATCAACACCAACCTGGGTGACGTGCAGTTCCTGGCCATCGACCTGGTCATCACCACCACGGTGGCGGTGCTCATGAGCCGCACGGGGCCGGCGCTGGCGCTGGGGCGGGCACGACCCCCGGGGGCCCTGCTCAGCGTCCCTGTGCTGAGCAGCCTCCTGCTGCACGTGGTGCTGGTGGCCGGCGTGCAGCTGGGAGGCTACTTCCTGACCGTGGCCCAACCCTG GTTCGTGCCTCTGAACAAGACCGTGCCCGCGCCCGACAACCTGCCCAACTATGAGAACACCGTGGTCTTCTCCCTGTCTGGCTTCCAGTACCTCATCCTGGCCGCAGCCGTGTCCAAGGGGGCGCCCTTCCGCCGGCCTCTCTACACCAACG TGCCCTTCCTGCTGGCCCTGGCGCTCCTGGGCTCCATCCTGGCGGGCCTCCTCTTGGTCCCTGGCCTCCTGCAGGGCCCACTGGCGCTGAGGAACATCGCCGACACCTGCttcaagctgctgctgctgggcctggTGGCCTTTAACTTTGTGGCGGCCTTCGTGCTGGAG AGCGTGCTGGACCAGTGCCTCCCGGCCTGCCTGCGGCGGCTCCGGCCCAAAAAGGCCTCAAAGAAGCGCTTCAAGCAGCTGGAGCGGGAGTTGGCCGAGCAGCCCTGGCCGCCGCCCACCGGGCCCGTGAGGTAG
- the ATP13A2 gene encoding polyamine-transporting ATPase 13A2 isoform X3, which yields MSADSSPLVGSTPAGYGTLTIETSVDPLSSSVSSVRLSGYCGSPWRVIGYHIVVWMMAGIPLLLFRWKPVWGVRLRLRPCNLARAETLVIEIRDKEDNSWQLYTVQVQTEAIGEGSLELPARGQAEDGRSQAAVGAVPEGAWKDTAQFCKNEEARTLRYYLFRGQRYIWIESQQAFCQASLLDNGRTCEDVHRSCSGLSLQDQAVRKTIYGPNVISVPVKSYPQLLVDEALNPYYGFQAFSIGLWLADRYYSYALCIFLISTASICLSLYKTRKQSQTLRDMVQLSARVCVCRPGGEEEWVDSSELVPGDCLVLPREGGLVPCDAALVAGECVVNESSLTGESVPVLKTALPEGPVSYCPETHRRHTLFCGTLVLQARAFVGPHVLAVVTQTGFCTAKGGLVSSILHPRPIDFKFYKHSMKFVAALSVLALLGTVYSIFILHRNRVPLNEIVIRALDLVTVVVPPALPAAMTVCTLYAQSRLRSQGIFCIHPLRINLGGKLQLVCFDKVLEEGPAADSAFGTQVLAVMRPPLQEAQLQGREEPPVPVSILNRFPFSSALQRMNVVVAWPGAAQPEAYVKGSPELVAGLCNPETVPADFAQMLQSYTAAGYRVVALASKPLPIVPSLEAAQQLSRDAVERELSLLGLLVMRNLLKPQTTPVIQALRRTRIRTVMVTGDNLQTAVTVAQGCGMVGPRERLVIIHATPPERGQPASLELLPLESPAAVNGAKDPDQAASYTMEPDPRSSHLALSGSTFGVLLKHFPKLLPKILVQGTVFARMAPEQKTELVCELQKLQYCVGMCGDGANDCGALKAADVGISLSQAEASVVSPFTSSMASIECVPMVIREGRCSLDTSFSVFKYMALYSLTQFISVLILYTINTNLGDVQFLAIDLVITTTVAVLMSRTGPALALGRARPPGALLSVPVLSSLLLHVVLVAGVQLGGYFLTVAQPWFVPLNKTVPAPDNLPNYENTVVFSLSGFQYLILAAAVSKGAPFRRPLYTNVPFLLALALLGSILAGLLLVPGLLQGPLALRNIADTCFKLLLLGLVAFNFVAAFVLESVLDQCLPACLRRLRPKKASKKRFKQLERELAEQPWPPPTGPVR from the exons ATGAGCGCAG ACAGCAGCCCTCTCGTGGGCAGCACGCCCGCCGGCTATGGGACCCTGACGATAGAGACATCTGTAGATCCCCTCAGCTCCTCAGTTTCATCCGTG AGGCTCAGCGGCTACTGTGGCAGTCCATGGAGGGTCATCGGCTATCACATCGTGGTCTGGATGATGGCAGGGATCCCTTTGCTGCTCTTCCGCTGGAAGCCGGTGTGGGGGGTGCGGCTGCGGCTCCGGCCCTGCAACCTGGCCCGCGCAGAAACACTCGTCATCgaaataagagacaaagag GATAATTCCTGGCAGCTCTACACTGTGCAGGTGCAGACCGAGGCCATCGGTGAGGGCAG CCTGGAGCTGCCGGCCCGGGGCCAGGCGGAGGATGGCCGGAGCCAGGCAGCCGTGGGGGCCGTCCCAGAGGGTGCGTGGAAGGACACTGCCCAGTTCTGCAAGAACGAAGAGGCC CGGACGCTGCGATACTACCTCTTCCGGGGCCAGCGCTACATCTGGATCGAGAGCCAGCAGGCCTTCTGCCAAGCCAG cctgctgGACAACGGCCGCACCTGCGAGGACGTCCACCGCTCCTGCTCCGGCCTCAGCCTCCAGGACCAAGCCGTGAG GAAGACCATCTACGGCCCCAATGTCATCAGCGTGCCGGTCAAGTCCTATCCCCAGCTGCTGGTGGACGAG gcACTGAACCCCTACTATGGGTTCCAGGCCTTCAGCATCGGGCTGTGGCTGGCCGACCGCTACTACTCGTACGCCCTGTGCATCTTCCTCATCTCTACTGCCTCCATCTGCCTGTCACTCTACAAGACCAGAAAG CAAAGCCAGACTCTGAGGGACATGGTGCAGCTGTCCGCGAGGGTGTGCGTGTGCCGGCCCGGGGGAG AGGAGGAATGGGTGGACTCCAGCGAGCTGGTGCCCGGAGACTGCCTGGTGCTGCCCCGGGAAGGCGGGCTGGTGCCCTGCGACGCGGCCCTGGTGGCTGGCGAGTGCGTGGTCAACGAGAGCTCCCTGACAG GGGAGAGCGTTCCGGTTCTAAAGACGGCCCTGCCGGAGGGGCCCGTGTCCTACTGCCCAGAGACCCACCGGCGCCACACACTCTTCTGTGGGACCCTCGTCCTGCAGGCCCGGGCGTTCGTCGGACCCCATGTCCTGGCAGTGGTGACTCAGACAG ggttctgcacagcaaaagggGGCCTGGTGAGCTCCATCTTGCATCCCCGGCCCATCGACTTCAAGTTCTACAAACACAGCATGAAGTTTGTGGCTGCTCTCTCTGTCCTGG CTCTCCTCGGCACCGTCTACAGCATCTTTATCCTCCACCGCAACCGG GTGCCTCTGAATGAGATCGTGATCCGGGCTCTGGACCTGGTGACGGTGGTGGTGCCACCCGCGCTGCCCGCTGCCATGACCGTGTGCACACTCTACGCCCAGAGCCGGCTGCGGAGCCAGGGCATCTTCTGCATCCACCCGCTGCGCATCAATCTGGGGGGCAAGCTCCAGCTCGTGTGTTTTGACAAg gtCCTGGAGGAGGGGCCGGCTGCAGACTCCGCGTTCGGGACCCAGGTCTTGGCGGTGATGAGACCCCCGCTTCAGGAGGCCCAGCTGCAGGGCAGG GAGGAGCCCCCGGTACCCGTGAGCATCCTCAACCGCTTCCCCTTCTCGTCAGCCCTGCAGCGCATGAACGTGGTGGTGGCGTGGCCAGGAGCTGCTCAGCCGGAGGCCTACGTCAAGGGCTCCCCGGAGCTGGTGGCAGGCCTCTGCAACCCGGAGACAG TGCCCGCAGACTTCGCCCAGATGCTACAGAGCTACACGGCCGCCGGCTACCGCGTCGTGGCCCTTGCCAGCAAGCCACTGCCCATCGTGCCCAGCCTGGAGGCCGCTCAGCAGCTGAGCAG GGACGCCGTGGAGCGGGAGCTGAGTCTCCTGGGGCTGCTGGTCATGAGGAACCTACTGAAGCCCCAGACCACACCGGTCATCCAGGCTCTGCGGAGGACCCGCATCCGCACCGTCATGGTGACAG GGGACAACCTGCAGACAGCAGTCACCGTGGCCCAGGGCTGCGGCATGGTGGGCCCCCGGGAGCGTCTGGTCATCATCCACGCCACCCCGCCTGAGCGGGGCCAGCCTGCCTCCCTCGAGCTCCTGCCGTTGGAATCCCCCGCAGCTGTGAACGGGGCTAAG gatcccGACCAGGCCGCAAGCTACACCATGGAGCCAGACCCCCGATCCAGCCACCTGGCCCTCAGCGGGTCCACCTTTGGTGTCCTTTTGAAGCACTTCCCCAAGCTGCTGCCCAAG ATCCTGGTCCAGGGCACTGTCTTTGCCCGCATGGCTCCCGAGCAGAAGACAGAGCTGGTTTGTGAGCTCCAGAAGCTCCA GTACTGCGTGGGCATGTGCGGGGACGGCGCCAATGACTGCGGGGCCCTGAAGGCAGCCGACGTGGGCATCTCGCTCTCCCAGGCTGAGGCCTCGGTGGTCTCGCCCTTCACCTCCAGCATGGCCAGCATCGAGTGTGTGCCCATGGTCATCAG GGAAGGCCGGTGTTCCCTCGACACCTCGTTCAGCGTCTTCAAGTACATGGCTCTGTACAGCCTGACCCAGTTCATCTCCGTCCTGATCCTCTACACG ATCAACACCAACCTGGGTGACGTGCAGTTCCTGGCCATCGACCTGGTCATCACCACCACGGTGGCGGTGCTCATGAGCCGCACGGGGCCGGCGCTGGCGCTGGGGCGGGCACGACCCCCGGGGGCCCTGCTCAGCGTCCCTGTGCTGAGCAGCCTCCTGCTGCACGTGGTGCTGGTGGCCGGCGTGCAGCTGGGAGGCTACTTCCTGACCGTGGCCCAACCCTG GTTCGTGCCTCTGAACAAGACCGTGCCCGCGCCCGACAACCTGCCCAACTATGAGAACACCGTGGTCTTCTCCCTGTCTGGCTTCCAGTACCTCATCCTGGCCGCAGCCGTGTCCAAGGGGGCGCCCTTCCGCCGGCCTCTCTACACCAACG TGCCCTTCCTGCTGGCCCTGGCGCTCCTGGGCTCCATCCTGGCGGGCCTCCTCTTGGTCCCTGGCCTCCTGCAGGGCCCACTGGCGCTGAGGAACATCGCCGACACCTGCttcaagctgctgctgctgggcctggTGGCCTTTAACTTTGTGGCGGCCTTCGTGCTGGAG AGCGTGCTGGACCAGTGCCTCCCGGCCTGCCTGCGGCGGCTCCGGCCCAAAAAGGCCTCAAAGAAGCGCTTCAAGCAGCTGGAGCGGGAGTTGGCCGAGCAGCCCTGGCCGCCGCCCACCGGGCCCGTGAGGTAG